In Streptomyces sclerotialus, one genomic interval encodes:
- the dop gene encoding depupylase/deamidase Dop — translation MTVRRVMGIETEYGISVPGHPNANAMLTSSQVVNAYAAAMHRARRARWDFEEENPLRDARGFDLARENADASQLTDEDIGLANVILTNGARLYVDHAHPEYSAPEVTNPRDAVLWDKAGERIMAEAAEKAAQVPGAQPIHLYKNNTDNKGASYGTHENYLMKRETPFSDIVRHLTPFFVSRQVVCGAGRVGIGQDGHEHGFQLSQRADYFEVEVGLETTLKRPIINTRDEPHADAEKYRRLHVIIGDANLSEISTYLKLGTTALVLSMIEDGFINVDLAVDQPVRTLHQVSHDPSLHHLITLRSGRTLTAVQLQMEYYELARKYVEERFGADADAQTKDVLTRWEDVLGRLENDPMSLSGTLDWVAKRELMEGYRRRDNLDWDAARLHLVDLQYADVRPDKGLYNRLAARGKMQRLVTEADVEKAEIKPPEDTRAYFRGRCLEQYADDVAAASWDSVIFDLPGRDSLQRVPTLEPLRGTRNHVKELLDRCRTAEDLVRVLSGS, via the coding sequence ATGACCGTACGGCGAGTAATGGGCATCGAGACGGAGTACGGCATCTCCGTCCCCGGCCACCCCAACGCCAATGCCATGCTCACCTCGTCCCAAGTCGTCAACGCCTACGCGGCGGCGATGCACCGGGCGCGCCGCGCCCGCTGGGACTTCGAGGAGGAGAACCCGCTGCGGGACGCCCGCGGCTTCGACCTCGCGCGTGAGAATGCGGACGCCAGCCAGCTCACCGACGAGGACATCGGCCTGGCCAACGTCATCCTCACCAACGGCGCGCGGCTCTACGTCGACCACGCCCACCCCGAGTACAGCGCCCCCGAGGTCACCAACCCGCGCGACGCCGTCCTGTGGGACAAGGCCGGCGAGCGCATCATGGCCGAGGCCGCCGAGAAGGCCGCCCAGGTCCCCGGCGCCCAGCCGATCCACCTCTACAAGAACAACACCGACAACAAGGGCGCCTCCTACGGCACGCACGAGAACTACCTGATGAAGCGGGAGACCCCCTTCTCGGACATCGTGCGCCACCTCACCCCCTTCTTCGTCTCCCGCCAGGTCGTCTGCGGCGCGGGGCGCGTCGGCATCGGCCAGGACGGGCACGAGCACGGCTTCCAGCTCAGTCAGCGCGCCGACTACTTCGAGGTGGAGGTGGGCCTGGAGACGACGCTCAAGCGGCCCATCATCAACACCCGCGACGAGCCGCACGCCGACGCCGAGAAGTACCGCCGGCTGCATGTGATCATCGGCGACGCGAACCTGTCCGAGATCTCCACGTACCTCAAGCTGGGCACGACGGCCCTGGTCCTCTCCATGATCGAGGACGGCTTCATCAACGTCGACCTCGCCGTCGACCAGCCCGTACGCACCCTCCACCAGGTCTCGCACGACCCGTCCCTGCACCACCTGATCACCCTCCGCAGCGGCCGGACGCTCACCGCCGTACAGCTCCAGATGGAGTACTACGAGCTGGCGCGGAAGTACGTCGAGGAGCGCTTCGGCGCCGACGCGGACGCGCAGACCAAGGACGTGCTCACCCGCTGGGAGGACGTGCTCGGCCGGCTGGAGAACGACCCGATGAGCCTGTCCGGCACGCTGGACTGGGTCGCCAAGCGGGAGCTCATGGAGGGCTACCGGCGCCGCGACAACCTTGACTGGGACGCGGCCCGGCTGCACCTGGTCGACCTCCAGTACGCCGACGTACGGCCCGACAAGGGCCTCTACAACCGGCTGGCGGCACGCGGCAAGATGCAGCGGCTGGTGACCGAGGCGGACGTCGAGAAGGCGGAGATCAAACCGCCGGAGGACACCCGGGCCTACTTCCGGGGCCGCTGCCTGGAGCAGTACGCGGACGACGTCGCCGCGGCCTCCTGGGACTCGGTGATCTTCGATCTGCCGGGCCGTGACTCGCTCCAGCGCGTCCCGACGCTGGAACCGCTCCGCGGCACCCGGAACCACGTCAAGGAGCTCCTGGACCGCTGCCGGACGGCGGAGGACCTGGTGCGGGTACTCAGCGGCAGCTGA
- a CDS encoding RecB family exonuclease yields MDTSTEKAVPAAPAPARPVALSPSRASDFMQCPLLYRFRVIDKLPEKPSEAATRGTVVHAVLERLFDAPAAERTAPSARSMVPGEWKKLLEKRPELAELFADDPEGERLARWLAEAETLVERWFTLEDPTRLEPADRELYVETVLESGLRLRGFIDRVDVAPTGEVRLVDYKTGKAPRPEYSDGPLFQMKFYALVLWRLKGVLPRRLQLVYLGGSGGVLTYDPTEADLRGVERKLLALWDAIQRATETGDWRPRPTKLCNWCDHQAVCPEFGGTPPPYPLAPGAEAAERALPVIPAPPSGPGAAGQNGAAGQSKESS; encoded by the coding sequence ATGGACACGAGCACCGAGAAGGCCGTACCGGCCGCGCCTGCCCCGGCGCGGCCGGTGGCGCTGTCGCCCTCCCGCGCGAGCGATTTCATGCAGTGCCCGCTGCTGTACCGCTTCCGTGTGATCGACAAGCTGCCGGAGAAGCCCAGCGAGGCGGCCACCCGCGGGACGGTGGTGCACGCGGTCCTGGAGCGGCTCTTCGACGCGCCCGCTGCGGAGCGTACGGCTCCGAGCGCGCGGTCCATGGTGCCGGGCGAGTGGAAGAAGCTGCTGGAGAAGCGTCCGGAGCTGGCGGAGCTGTTCGCCGACGATCCGGAGGGTGAGCGGCTGGCCCGCTGGCTGGCGGAAGCCGAGACGCTGGTGGAGCGGTGGTTCACGCTGGAGGACCCGACGCGCCTGGAGCCGGCCGACCGCGAGCTGTACGTGGAGACGGTGCTGGAGTCCGGGCTGCGGCTGCGCGGCTTCATCGACCGGGTGGACGTGGCGCCGACGGGCGAGGTGCGCCTGGTGGACTACAAGACGGGCAAGGCCCCGCGCCCGGAGTACAGCGACGGTCCGCTGTTCCAGATGAAGTTCTACGCGCTGGTGCTGTGGCGGCTGAAGGGCGTGCTGCCACGGCGGCTGCAGTTGGTGTACCTGGGGGGAAGCGGTGGCGTGCTGACGTACGACCCGACCGAGGCGGACCTGCGGGGCGTGGAGCGCAAGCTGCTGGCGCTGTGGGACGCGATCCAGCGGGCGACGGAGACGGGTGACTGGCGGCCGCGGCCGACGAAGCTGTGCAACTGGTGCGATCACCAGGCGGTGTGTCCGGAGTTCGGCGGCACTCCCCCGCCGTATCCGCTGGCGCCGGGTGCGGAGGCCGCGGAGCGGGCGCTGCCGGTGATCCCGGCACCGCCGTCCGGACCGGGCGCGGCAGGGCAGAATGGGGCAGCAGGCCAATCGAAGGAGAGTTCGTGA
- a CDS encoding response regulator — MTIRVLLVDDQPLLRTGFRMILEAEQDIAVVGEAGDGTQALDQVRALQPDVVLMDIRMPRMDGVEATRRITGPAKDGPAKVLVLTTFDLDEYVVEALRAGASGFLLKDAPANELVQAIRVVAAGEAMLAPSITRRLLDKYANHLPSGEEPVPDTLGTLTEREVEVLKLVARGLSNAEIAADLFVSETTVKTHVGHVLTKLGLRDRVQAAVYAYESGLVRPGAQ; from the coding sequence GTGACTATCCGCGTCCTGCTGGTCGACGACCAGCCGCTGCTGCGTACCGGCTTCCGGATGATCCTGGAGGCGGAGCAGGACATCGCGGTCGTCGGCGAGGCCGGTGACGGCACGCAGGCGCTGGACCAGGTGCGGGCGCTCCAGCCCGACGTGGTGCTGATGGACATCCGTATGCCGCGGATGGACGGGGTGGAGGCGACCCGCCGGATCACCGGTCCGGCGAAGGACGGTCCGGCGAAGGTCCTGGTGCTGACCACGTTCGACCTGGACGAGTACGTCGTGGAGGCGCTGCGGGCGGGCGCGAGCGGCTTCCTGCTGAAGGACGCCCCGGCGAACGAGCTGGTGCAGGCGATCCGGGTGGTGGCCGCCGGGGAGGCGATGCTCGCGCCGAGCATCACGCGCCGGCTGCTGGACAAGTACGCCAATCACCTGCCGTCGGGCGAGGAGCCGGTGCCGGACACGCTCGGCACGCTCACCGAGCGCGAGGTGGAGGTGCTGAAGCTGGTGGCGCGCGGCTTGTCGAACGCGGAGATCGCGGCGGACCTGTTCGTGAGCGAGACGACGGTGAAGACGCATGTGGGCCATGTGCTGACGAAGCTGGGCCTGCGGGACCGGGTGCAGGCGGCGGTGTACGCGTACGAGAGCGGGCTGGTGCGTCCCGGCGCGCAGTGA
- the prcA gene encoding proteasome subunit alpha, which produces MSTPFYVSPQQAMADRAEYARKGIARGRSVVVLQYADGVVFVAENPSRALHKVSEIYDRIAFAAVGKYNEFENLRIGGVRYADLRGYTYDREDVTARGLANTYAQTLGAIFSSAGEKPYEVELLVAEVGATPEDDQIYRLPHDGSIVDEHGSVAVGGNADQISSYLDQHHRDGMTLGEALKLAVESLSRDNNGGERTLTAEQLEVAVLDRKRPQQRKFKRVLGRQLARLLESDGAAASSAADAGSEAGSDTEESSESEE; this is translated from the coding sequence GTGTCGACGCCGTTCTATGTCTCACCCCAGCAGGCCATGGCCGACCGCGCCGAGTACGCCCGCAAGGGCATCGCGCGTGGCCGCAGTGTTGTCGTCCTGCAGTATGCCGACGGCGTCGTTTTCGTCGCCGAGAATCCTTCCCGTGCACTGCACAAGGTCAGCGAGATCTATGACCGGATCGCCTTCGCGGCGGTCGGTAAATACAACGAGTTCGAGAACCTCAGGATCGGTGGTGTGCGCTACGCCGATCTGCGGGGGTACACTTACGACCGTGAGGACGTGACGGCGCGCGGGCTGGCGAACACCTACGCCCAGACGCTCGGTGCGATCTTCTCCAGCGCGGGGGAGAAGCCGTACGAGGTGGAGTTGCTGGTCGCCGAGGTGGGGGCGACCCCGGAGGACGACCAGATCTACCGGCTGCCGCATGACGGCTCGATCGTGGATGAGCACGGTTCGGTCGCGGTGGGTGGTAATGCCGATCAGATCAGCAGTTACCTCGATCAGCACCACCGGGACGGTATGACGCTGGGCGAGGCGCTGAAGCTCGCCGTGGAGTCGCTGTCGCGGGACAACAACGGCGGTGAGCGGACGCTGACCGCCGAGCAGCTGGAGGTCGCGGTCCTGGACCGCAAGCGGCCGCAGCAGCGGAAGTTCAAGCGGGTGCTGGGCCGTCAGCTGGCGCGGCTGCTGGAGTCGGACGGTGCGGCCGCGTCGTCGGCCGCGGACGCCGGCAGCGAGGCGGGCAGTGACACGGAGGAGAGCTCCGAGTCCGAGGAGTGA
- a CDS encoding tRNA (adenine-N1)-methyltransferase codes for MSEPTGAARRRGPFKVGDQVQLTDPKGRHYTFTLEAGKSFHTHKGAFPHDELIGAPEGSVVRTTGNVAYLALRPLLPDYVLSMPRGAAVVYPKDAGQILAMADIFPGARVVEAGVGSGSLSSFLLRAIGDQGMLHSYERRADFAEIATQNVERYFGGPHPAWTLTVGDLQDNLSDTDVDRVILDMLAPWECLDAVSKALVPGGILCAYVATTTQLARTVEAIRDHGTFNEPSAWETMVRTWHVEGLAVRPDHRMIGHTGFLLTARRLADGVEPPLRRRRPAKGAYGEDYTGPGGQSAPAEEQQVHKTPAQKLREKKEREQREQQAGQDAAGS; via the coding sequence ATGTCCGAACCGACCGGTGCCGCCCGCCGTCGCGGGCCCTTCAAGGTCGGGGACCAGGTCCAGCTCACCGATCCCAAGGGTCGCCACTACACGTTCACGCTCGAAGCGGGCAAGAGCTTCCACACCCACAAGGGAGCCTTCCCCCACGACGAGCTGATCGGCGCTCCCGAGGGCAGTGTTGTCCGTACCACCGGGAACGTCGCCTACCTCGCGCTGCGCCCCCTGCTCCCCGACTACGTCCTGTCCATGCCCCGCGGTGCCGCCGTGGTCTACCCCAAGGACGCGGGGCAGATCCTGGCGATGGCCGACATCTTCCCCGGCGCCCGCGTCGTCGAGGCGGGAGTGGGATCCGGGTCGCTCAGCAGCTTCCTGCTGCGCGCCATCGGCGACCAGGGCATGCTGCACAGCTACGAGCGGCGCGCCGACTTCGCCGAGATCGCCACCCAGAACGTCGAGCGGTACTTCGGCGGCCCGCACCCCGCCTGGACGCTCACCGTCGGTGACCTCCAGGACAACCTCTCCGACACGGACGTCGACCGGGTCATCCTGGACATGCTCGCCCCGTGGGAGTGCCTGGACGCCGTCTCCAAGGCGCTCGTCCCCGGCGGCATCCTGTGCGCGTACGTCGCCACCACGACGCAGCTGGCCCGCACCGTCGAGGCCATCCGCGACCACGGCACCTTCAACGAGCCGTCGGCCTGGGAGACCATGGTCCGCACCTGGCACGTCGAGGGCCTGGCCGTCCGCCCCGACCACCGCATGATCGGCCACACCGGCTTCCTGCTCACCGCCCGCCGCCTCGCGGACGGCGTGGAGCCGCCGCTGCGCCGCCGCCGGCCCGCCAAGGGCGCGTACGGCGAGGACTACACCGGCCCCGGTGGCCAGTCCGCGCCCGCCGAGGAGCAGCAGGTGCACAAGACCCCGGCCCAGAAGCTCCGCGAGAAGAAGGAACGCGAGCAGCGGGAGCAGCAGGCAGGCCAGGACGCCGCCGGGAGCTGA
- a CDS encoding pentapeptide repeat-containing protein has protein sequence MPPPVPRRPLAAPSTDPGVAAWLPPLERSRGAACAPPACEEGVPDASAASSAAPWEASFRSTSFSGTSFSGTSFRGAAFSRTSFSGASVSRTSSAGTSFPASGPASRAVSGTAADSWASCGPCGFPLSSTASPRRCTAFAP, from the coding sequence ATGCCGCCGCCGGTGCCCCGGCGTCCGTTGGCGGCGCCGTCGACGGACCCGGGCGTGGCGGCCTGGCTGCCGCCCTTGGAGAGGTCTCGCGGGGCGGCCTGCGCGCCGCCGGCCTGCGAAGAAGGCGTGCCGGACGCGTCCGCCGCCTCGTCCGCCGCTCCCTGGGAAGCGTCCTTCCGGAGTACGTCCTTCTCTGGTACGTCCTTCTCTGGTACGTCCTTCCGGGGCGCGGCGTTCTCCCGTACGTCCTTCTCGGGTGCGTCCGTCTCGCGGACGTCCTCCGCGGGTACGTCCTTCCCGGCCTCCGGCCCCGCTTCCCGGGCGGTTTCCGGTACGGCGGCGGACTCCTGGGCGTCCTGCGGGCCCTGCGGCTTCCCGCTCTCGTCCACGGCGTCCCCTCGTCGATGTACGGCCTTCGCCCCCTGA
- the prcB gene encoding proteasome subunit beta, whose translation MEANTRSTGRLPSAFLTPGSSSFMDFLSEHSPELLPGNRPLPPVQGAVEAPHGTTIVAATFPGGVVLAGDRRATMGNVIAQRDIEKVFPADEYSAVGIAGTAGLAVEMVKLFQLELEHYEKVEGAQLSLEGKANRLSTMIRSNLGMAMQGLAVVPLFAGYDIDREKGRIFSYDVTGGRSEEQGYAATGSGSVFARSALKKLFREDFSEGDAATAVVQALYDAADDDSATGGPDLGRRIYPIVTVIDDEGFKKLTEDEVSGIARSIHERRMEQPDGPRAALL comes from the coding sequence GTGGAAGCCAATACTCGAAGCACCGGGCGTCTACCGTCTGCCTTCCTGACGCCTGGGTCCTCCTCGTTCATGGACTTTCTCAGTGAGCACTCGCCGGAGCTGCTGCCGGGGAACCGGCCGCTGCCGCCCGTGCAGGGGGCGGTCGAGGCGCCGCACGGCACGACGATCGTCGCGGCGACGTTCCCCGGGGGCGTCGTGCTCGCCGGTGACCGCCGGGCGACGATGGGCAACGTCATCGCGCAGCGGGACATCGAGAAGGTCTTCCCGGCGGACGAGTACAGCGCGGTCGGCATCGCCGGTACCGCGGGCCTGGCCGTCGAGATGGTCAAGCTCTTCCAGCTGGAGCTGGAGCATTACGAGAAGGTCGAGGGCGCGCAGCTGTCCCTGGAGGGCAAGGCGAACCGCCTCTCGACGATGATTCGCAGCAATCTGGGCATGGCCATGCAGGGCCTTGCCGTGGTGCCGCTGTTCGCGGGGTACGACATCGACCGCGAGAAGGGCCGTATTTTCTCGTACGACGTGACCGGCGGGCGTTCCGAGGAGCAGGGGTACGCCGCGACGGGCTCCGGCTCGGTCTTCGCGCGCAGTGCGCTGAAGAAGCTGTTCCGGGAGGACTTCTCGGAGGGTGACGCGGCGACCGCGGTCGTGCAGGCGCTGTACGACGCCGCGGACGACGACTCGGCCACCGGCGGTCCGGACCTGGGCCGGCGGATCTATCCGATCGTCACGGTGATCGATGACGAGGGCTTCAAGAAGCTCACCGAGGACGAGGTCTCCGGTATCGCCCGCAGCATCCACGAGCGGCGTATGGAGCAGCCCGACGGCCCGCGGGCCGCGCTGCTCTGA
- the arc gene encoding proteasome ATPase — protein MAAHDDDINRGIRPGRGSDDPAGQVAYLEQEIAVLRRKLADSPRHTRILEERIVELQTNLAGVSAQNERLANTLREARDQIVALKEEVDRLAQPPAGFGVFLQANEDGTCDIFTGGRKLRVNVSPSVELEELRRGQEVMLNEALNVVEAMAFESAGDIVTLKEILEDGERALVIGHTDEERVVRLAEPLLDTTIRPGDALLLEPRSGYVYEVIPKSEVEELVLEEVPDIDYTKIGGLGGQIELIRDAVELPYLYPDLFKEHELRPPKGVLLYGPPGCGKTLIAKAVANSLAKKVAEVTGKPAGKSFFLNIKGPELLNKYVGETERHIRLVFQRAREKASEGTPVIVFFDEMDSLFRTRGSGVSSDVENTIVPQLLSEIDGVEGLENVIVIGASNREDMIDPAILRPGRLDVKIKIERPDAEAAKDIFSKYLTDRLPLHSDDLAEHGGSPKAAVSAMIQSVVEQMYAESEENRFLEVTYANGDKEVLYFKDFNSGAMIENIVGRAKKMAIKAFLEQNQKGLRVAHLLQACVDEFKENEDLPNTTNPDDWARISGKKGERIVYIRTLVTGKQGADTGRSIDTVANTGQYL, from the coding sequence GTGGCAGCCCACGACGACGACATCAACCGCGGCATCCGGCCGGGGCGGGGGTCTGACGACCCTGCCGGCCAGGTTGCCTATCTCGAGCAGGAGATCGCCGTCCTGCGACGCAAGCTCGCCGACTCTCCGCGTCACACGAGGATTCTCGAAGAGCGGATCGTCGAGCTGCAGACAAACCTGGCTGGCGTATCGGCTCAGAACGAGCGACTCGCCAACACTCTCCGTGAGGCCCGCGACCAGATCGTCGCGCTCAAGGAGGAGGTCGACCGGCTCGCTCAGCCGCCGGCCGGCTTCGGTGTCTTCCTGCAGGCGAACGAGGACGGCACGTGTGACATTTTCACCGGAGGCCGAAAGCTCCGGGTCAATGTCAGCCCGAGCGTCGAGCTCGAAGAGCTCAGGCGTGGCCAGGAGGTCATGCTCAACGAAGCGCTCAATGTGGTCGAAGCCATGGCGTTCGAGAGCGCCGGCGACATCGTCACCCTCAAGGAAATCCTGGAGGACGGCGAGCGCGCCCTGGTGATCGGGCACACCGACGAGGAACGGGTGGTGCGGCTCGCCGAGCCGCTGCTGGACACCACCATCCGCCCCGGCGATGCCCTGCTCCTCGAGCCCCGCTCCGGCTACGTCTACGAAGTCATTCCCAAGAGCGAGGTCGAAGAGCTGGTCCTCGAAGAGGTACCGGACATCGACTACACCAAGATCGGCGGTCTGGGCGGCCAGATCGAGCTGATCCGGGACGCCGTCGAGCTCCCGTATCTCTACCCCGATCTGTTCAAGGAGCACGAACTGCGTCCGCCCAAGGGCGTCTTGCTCTACGGCCCGCCCGGCTGCGGCAAGACGCTCATCGCCAAGGCGGTCGCCAACTCCCTCGCCAAGAAGGTCGCCGAGGTGACCGGCAAGCCCGCGGGGAAGAGCTTCTTCCTCAACATCAAGGGCCCCGAGCTCCTCAACAAGTACGTCGGCGAGACCGAGCGGCACATCCGCCTGGTCTTCCAGCGGGCCAGGGAGAAGGCCAGCGAGGGCACGCCCGTCATCGTCTTCTTCGACGAGATGGACTCCCTCTTCCGCACTCGTGGCTCGGGCGTCAGCTCGGACGTGGAGAACACCATCGTCCCGCAGCTGCTCTCCGAGATCGACGGTGTGGAGGGCCTGGAAAATGTGATCGTCATCGGTGCCTCGAACCGCGAGGACATGATCGACCCGGCGATCCTGCGCCCCGGCCGTCTCGACGTGAAGATCAAGATCGAGCGTCCGGACGCCGAGGCCGCCAAGGACATCTTCTCGAAGTACCTCACGGACCGGCTCCCGCTCCACTCCGACGACCTCGCCGAGCACGGCGGATCGCCGAAGGCCGCGGTCAGCGCCATGATCCAGTCGGTCGTCGAGCAGATGTACGCGGAGTCCGAGGAGAACCGCTTCCTGGAGGTCACCTACGCCAACGGTGACAAGGAAGTCCTGTACTTCAAGGACTTCAACTCCGGCGCCATGATCGAGAACATCGTCGGACGCGCCAAGAAGATGGCCATCAAGGCCTTCCTCGAACAGAACCAGAAGGGTCTCCGGGTCGCCCACCTGCTCCAGGCGTGCGTGGACGAATTCAAGGAGAACGAGGACCTCCCCAACACCACCAACCCCGACGACTGGGCCCGCATCTCCGGAAAGAAGGGCGAGCGGATCGTCTACATCCGCACCCTCGTCACCGGCAAACAGGGCGCGGACACCGGCCGCTCCATCGACACGGTGGCGAACACCGGCCAGTACCTGTAA
- a CDS encoding ABC transporter substrate-binding protein has protein sequence MRKRDQLLAAPLCAGLAAALLAGCGAGDDEGAGVGEPVVMGMTDKIQSIDPAAGYDPVSWLLFNNVFQSLISFPKGSTTPQPEAAKSCTFTDNSSKVYRCTLKDGLKFSNGDALTSKDVKYSFDRTLRINDEKGPAVMFAGLDEIRTPDDKTVVFHLKTPDATFPMKIASGAGSIVDHNEYPADKLRTDGQAVGSGVYQLDSYGSKQATFSVNPSYKGPAKVKNSGVTMKFFDSQTTLKHAVQGGKIDVAYRGLATKDIADLDQAVDSGRTQVVEGDSAEVMHLVLNTKDPVAGKLGVRKAMAYTIDRASLVRDVYQRTVEPLFSIVPAGITGHSTAFFDTYGSRPQRDKAEAALRSAGIQGKAELTLWSTPTRYGPDTDAALQEIAQQLNASGLFDAKVKSVPFEEYEKGVAAGKYPVYVKGWVPDYPDPDNFTQPFFGKGNVLNNGYDSARITRGLLPGTAAEPDRGATKKDYREVQQIVADELPVIPLWQGKQYAVARDTVSGLEWTLDSSTVFRFWEISKSSEE, from the coding sequence GTGAGGAAACGTGACCAGCTGCTCGCCGCCCCCTTGTGTGCGGGGCTGGCCGCAGCCCTGCTGGCCGGCTGTGGGGCGGGCGACGACGAGGGTGCCGGGGTCGGCGAACCTGTGGTCATGGGCATGACCGACAAGATCCAGTCGATCGACCCGGCGGCCGGCTACGACCCCGTGTCCTGGCTGCTGTTCAACAACGTCTTCCAGTCCCTGATCAGCTTCCCCAAGGGCAGCACCACCCCCCAGCCGGAAGCCGCCAAGAGCTGCACCTTCACCGACAACAGCAGCAAGGTCTACCGCTGCACCCTCAAGGACGGGCTGAAGTTCAGCAACGGGGACGCCCTCACGTCCAAGGACGTGAAGTACTCCTTCGACCGCACCCTGCGGATCAACGACGAGAAGGGCCCGGCCGTCATGTTCGCCGGCCTGGACGAGATCCGGACGCCGGACGACAAGACCGTCGTCTTCCACCTCAAGACGCCCGACGCGACCTTCCCCATGAAGATCGCCTCCGGCGCCGGCTCCATCGTCGACCACAACGAATACCCGGCCGACAAGCTCCGCACCGACGGCCAGGCCGTCGGCTCCGGCGTCTACCAGCTCGACAGCTACGGCAGCAAGCAGGCCACCTTCTCGGTCAACCCCTCCTACAAGGGGCCCGCCAAGGTCAAGAACTCCGGCGTGACCATGAAGTTCTTCGACTCCCAGACGACGCTGAAGCACGCCGTGCAGGGCGGCAAGATCGACGTCGCCTACCGCGGCCTCGCCACCAAGGACATCGCCGACCTCGACCAGGCCGTCGACAGCGGCCGCACCCAGGTCGTCGAGGGCGACAGCGCCGAGGTCATGCACCTGGTCCTCAACACCAAGGACCCGGTCGCCGGCAAGCTCGGCGTCCGCAAGGCCATGGCGTACACCATCGACCGCGCCTCCCTGGTCCGCGACGTCTACCAGCGCACCGTCGAGCCGCTCTTCTCCATCGTCCCGGCCGGCATCACCGGCCACAGCACGGCCTTCTTCGACACCTACGGGTCCCGTCCGCAGCGCGACAAGGCCGAGGCGGCGCTCCGCTCCGCCGGCATCCAGGGCAAGGCCGAGCTCACCCTCTGGTCCACCCCGACCCGCTACGGCCCCGACACCGACGCGGCGCTCCAGGAGATCGCGCAGCAGCTCAACGCCAGCGGCCTCTTCGACGCCAAGGTCAAGAGCGTGCCGTTCGAGGAGTACGAGAAGGGCGTCGCCGCCGGCAAGTACCCCGTGTACGTCAAGGGCTGGGTCCCCGACTACCCGGACCCCGACAACTTCACCCAGCCCTTCTTCGGCAAGGGCAACGTCCTGAACAACGGCTACGACTCGGCACGGATCACCCGAGGCCTGCTGCCCGGGACCGCCGCCGAGCCCGACCGTGGCGCCACCAAGAAGGACTACCGCGAGGTGCAGCAGATCGTCGCCGACGAGCTGCCGGTCATCCCGCTGTGGCAGGGCAAGCAGTACGCCGTGGCCCGGGACACCGTCTCCGGCCTGGAGTGGACCCTGGACTCCTCGACGGTCTTCCGCTTCTGGGAGATCAGCAAGAGCTCGGAGGAGTGA
- a CDS encoding ferredoxin — MSAQEEATELEVWIDQDLCTGDGICAQYAPEVFELDIDGLAYVKSADDELLQEKGATTPVPLPLLNDVRDSAKECPGDCIHVRRVSDKTEVYGPDAE; from the coding sequence ATGAGCGCCCAGGAAGAAGCCACCGAGCTCGAGGTCTGGATCGACCAGGACCTGTGCACCGGCGACGGCATCTGTGCGCAGTACGCGCCGGAGGTCTTCGAGCTCGACATCGACGGGCTGGCGTACGTGAAGAGCGCCGACGACGAGCTGCTGCAGGAGAAGGGCGCCACGACGCCGGTCCCGCTTCCGCTGCTCAACGACGTACGGGACTCCGCGAAGGAGTGTCCCGGTGACTGCATCCATGTGCGCCGCGTGTCGGACAAGACCGAGGTGTACGGCCCGGACGCCGAGTGA
- a CDS encoding ubiquitin-like protein Pup, whose protein sequence is MATKDTGGGQQKASRTTEEVEEQTQDAEASEDLKERQEKLSDDVDSVLDEIDDVLEENAEDFVRSFVQKGGE, encoded by the coding sequence ATGGCGACCAAGGACACCGGCGGCGGACAGCAGAAGGCGTCGCGCACCACCGAAGAGGTCGAGGAGCAGACCCAGGACGCGGAAGCGTCCGAGGACCTCAAGGAGCGCCAGGAGAAGCTGTCGGACGACGTGGACTCCGTCCTGGACGAGATCGACGATGTCCTCGAGGAGAACGCCGAGGATTTCGTTCGGTCCTTCGTTCAGAAGGGTGGGGAGTGA
- a CDS encoding endonuclease VII domain-containing protein, translated as MAKGRNIRPRVDAPDGHKYCRRCETIKPHSEWDRNRRASDGLSTRCKACRAIEGRASHLKRQYGMTEVERDALRAETKGLCPICLAAPAVHVDHDHETGKVRGVLCFSCNAALGQFKDRPDVLRRAAEYLEGKVWKPILEAPGVYRLPS; from the coding sequence TTGGCCAAGGGTAGGAACATCCGTCCCAGGGTCGACGCGCCGGACGGGCACAAGTACTGCCGTCGCTGCGAGACGATCAAGCCGCACAGTGAATGGGACCGAAACCGGCGAGCCTCCGATGGCTTGTCGACGCGTTGCAAGGCCTGCCGGGCCATCGAGGGCCGTGCGAGCCATCTCAAGCGCCAGTACGGCATGACCGAAGTCGAGCGGGATGCCCTCCGCGCCGAGACGAAGGGCCTCTGTCCCATCTGTCTCGCGGCCCCGGCCGTGCATGTGGATCACGATCACGAGACGGGTAAAGTCCGTGGCGTGCTGTGCTTCAGCTGTAACGCAGCGCTTGGGCAATTCAAAGATCGGCCGGACGTCCTGAGGCGTGCGGCCGAGTATCTGGAAGGAAAAGTGTGGAAGCCAATACTCGAAGCACCGGGCGTCTACCGTCTGCCTTCCTGA